A genomic region of Zea mays cultivar B73 chromosome 6, Zm-B73-REFERENCE-NAM-5.0, whole genome shotgun sequence contains the following coding sequences:
- the LOC100275527 gene encoding Protein LURP-one-related 5, with amino-acid sequence MSPQSQQQTAIVGEEYCEGEDRELTVRKTTLFTPGDGLEAYDHRTGALAFRVETYGRGGACGGGAARGDLALLGAQGEPVLTVRRRRPSLHNRWDGFLGDGAAHGQKKPVFSARRSSILGAGTGAAAVLVDLLAPGAAGEFRVDGSFPRRCCRVVASARAWAAPVAKEEEEEEEEDVVVAEVRRKVDEDAHVMMGRDVFVLWVRAGFDAAFAMGIVLVLDRITGDDVDGDLREDLLEAATSPPA; translated from the coding sequence atgtCGCCGCAGTCTCAGCAGCAGACGGCGATAGTCGGGGAGGAGTACTGCGAGGGCGAGGACAGGGAGCTGACGGTGCGCAAGACGACGCTCTTCACCCCGGGGGACGGGCTGGAGGCGTACGACCACCGCACGGGCGCGCTGGCGTTCCGCGTCGAGACGTACGGCCGCGGCGGGGCGTGCGGGGGCGGGGCCGCCAGGGGGGACCTCGCGCTGCTGGGCGCCCAGGGGGAGCCCGTCCTCAcggtgcgccgccgccgccccagccTGCACAACCGCTGGGACGGCTTCCTCGGCGACGGCGCCGCGCACGGCCAGAAGAAGCCCGTCTTCTCCGCGCGCCGCTCCTCCATCCTCGGCGCCGGCacgggcgccgccgccgtcctcGTCGACCTCCTCGCCCCcggcgccgccggggagttccGCGTCGACGGCTCCTTCCCGCGCCGCTGCTGCCGCGTCGTGGCCTCCGCCAGGGCCTGGGCCGCGCCCGTCgccaaggaggaggaggaggaggaggaggaggacgtggTGGTGGCGGAGGTCAGGCGGAAGGTGGACGAGGACGCGCACGTCATGATGGGCCGGGACGTCTTCGTGCTCTGGGTGCGCGCCGGCTTCGACGCCGCCTTCGCCATGGGGATCGTGCTCGTGCTCGACCGGATCACCGGGGATGACGTCGACGGCGACCTGCGGGAGGACCTGCTCGAGGCCGCTACATCGCCGCCGGCGTAA
- the LOC100192668 gene encoding Outer envelope protein 39, chloroplastic has translation MGAQQSVNAGKAKVDMKVDLTHMLCEALLLPPLRSSGVTLSQIVGRISLKHPNLFGRSEKLDVILDKGINDSNFVIAYRRPRAEWLSQQSFVFQHSMTPEVAVHGFPADNFTRSGSRGINLSRLSFGLELNEPATSNWTSGTSVKFENIRPVNNQGHSIARDHDGFPLTCSGNLHDNMIILKQESGYADVNDNSFLKVNFQMEQGLPLVPKSLTFNRVKCAVSKGIKLGPTFLVTSLTGGSIVGDMAPYQAFAIGGLGSVRGYGEGAVGSGRLCLIANCEYTIPLVKHLEGSIFMDCGSDLGSARHVPGNPALRQGKPGFGIGFGYGLHFNTDLGQIRVDYAMNAFNRKTIYFGINSSGGS, from the exons ATGGGAGCTCAGCAGAGCGTCAACGCAGGGAAAG CCAAGGTGGATATGAAAGTCGATCTCACCCACATGCTGTGCGAGgcgctgctgctgccgcccctcaG AAGCTCTGGCGTCACGTTATCACAAATCGTTGGAAG GATCTCTCTCAAACATCCAAACCTCTTTGGGAGAAGTGAGAAGTTGGATGTGATATTGGATAAAGGAATCAACGACTCCAATTTTGTCATTGCCTATAGACGCCCTAGGGCTGAGTGGTTATCACAGCAATCATTTGTATTTCAG CACTCAATGACACCAGAAGTTGCCGTCCATGGATTCCCAGCTGATAACTTCACACGATCAGGGAGCAGAGGGATAAACCTTAGTCGATTGTCATTTGGTTTGGAGCTTAATGAACCAGCTACATCAAACTGGACATCGGGAACCAGTGTTAAATTTGAG AATATCCGTCCTGTTAATAACCAGGGCCACTCTATTGCCAGAGACCATGATGGTTTTCCTCTGACATGCAG TGGTAATCTCCATGACAACATGATCATCTTGAAGCAAGAATCTGGTTATGCAGATGTCAATGACAATAGCTTCTTAAAA GTAAACTTCCAAATGGAACAGGGATTGCCACTTGTACCTAAGTCATTGACCTTCAATAGAGTTAAATGTGCAGTTTCAAAAGGCATTAAGTTGGGTCCGACATTTTTGGTTACTAG TTTGACAGGCGGATCCATTGTTGGGGACATGGCACCTTATCAAGCTTTTGCCATAGGTGGACTTGGTAGTGTCCGAGGCTATGGTGAGGGCGCTGTTGGTTCAGGAAGACTATGTCTAATTGCTAACTGCGAATATACGATTCCCTTG GTGAAGCATCTGGAGGGTTCTATTTTCATGGACTGTGGGAGTGACTTAGGGTCTGCTCGTCATGTCCCTG GTAATCCAGCTCTGCGGCAGGGGAAACCAGGATTTGGTATTGGATTTGGATACGGACTTCACTTCAACACTGACCTAGGTCAGATCCGTGTCGACTACGCTATGAATGCATTTAACCGCAAAACCATCTATTTTGGAATCAACAGTAGCGGTGGCTCTTAG